Proteins co-encoded in one Daphnia carinata strain CSIRO-1 chromosome 3, CSIRO_AGI_Dcar_HiC_V3, whole genome shotgun sequence genomic window:
- the LOC130693369 gene encoding ADP-ribosylation factor GTPase-activating protein 2-like → MAVEAPSKADIEAIFKRLRSIPTNKTCFDCGAKNPTWSTVTFGVFICIDCSSVHRNLGVHLTFVRSTQLDTQWTWVQLRSMQLGGNANAATFFRQHNCTTMDAQTKYNSRAAMLYKEKLSNLAIQSLRIHGTQLHIDSGTEAVAPQEKKEEDFFAVTEAFPDTTPVNTNGSLLPKIVATEPVKVKECEAECQGAGPNVAVISNPSPSVAEPKVAKSLIGQRKPAAKKPGMGAKKGLGATKVHTNFDEIEKEAQLADSMRSQKSADVKPEETESQTNSLRLAYQDLSLESKKQSERLQKVDPSKAQQVERLGMGIMAANSGPRNISHSAISDMAIIQQDSSAFTSSSSASVLASLDRKTFAVAEESSNSFYSKNSGLDDLLTRGGSSKSSRDSDWDMLSDFAPVSKSSQSAAAFGGPISSSSNYGSSTTSGKSSSSTYGSSTKTKEFSSGASDSGEAQKKFGSAKAISSDQYFQDSGSADYERRTNLSRFEGSSGISSADYFGTGNSNSGRSKNSAGAGYNIQTPDLDEVKESVRQGVTKVASKLSSLANDFASSIQDRYGY, encoded by the exons atggcggtGGAAGCACCTAGTAAAGCCGATATTGA GGCCATTTTTAAGAGGTTACGGTCAATTCCCACAAATAAG ACATGTTTTGATTGTGGAGCCAAAAATCCTACGTGGTCAACTGTGACTTTTGGAGTCTTCATCTGCATCGATTGCTCTTCAGTCCATAGAAATTTGGGAGTCCACCTCACATTTGTCCGTTCCACACAGCTGGACACACAATGGACATGGGTGCAATTACGAAGCATGCAACTCGGAGGAAACGCCAATGCC GCAACTTTCTTCCGGCAGCATAACTGCACCACTATGGATGCACAGACCAAGTACAACTCTAGAGCAGCCATGCTGTACAAGGAAAAGCTTTCCAATCTAGCTATCCAATCTTTGAGGATTCACGGAACTCAA CTTCACATCGATTCAGGCACGGAAGCAGTGGCTCcccaagagaaaaaggaagaagatttCTTCGCAGTAACTGAAGCATTCCCGGATACCACACCTGTTAATACAAATGGATCATTGTTGCCCAAAATTGTT GCCACCGAACCCGTTAAAGTGAAAGAATGTGAGGCAGAATGCCAAGGTGCTGGACCAAATGTCGCTGTTATTAGCAATCCATCTCCCTCG GTTGCGGAACCAAAAGTTGCAAAATCTCTGATTGGACAGCGCAAACCGGCAGCGAAAAAACCAGGG ATGGGCGCCAAAAAAGGATTGGGTGCGACCAAAGTGCATACCAATTTTGacgaaattgaaaaggaaGCTCAACTTGCCGACTCGATGCGTTCGCAGAAAAGCGCTGACGTCAAACCAGAAGAAACCGAATCCCAG aCAAACTCTCTACGACTAGCCTATCAAGATTTGAGCCTCGAGTCGAAGAAACAATCGGAACGACTACAAAAGGTAGATCCATCGAAAGCGCAACAGGTGGAACGTTTGGGCATGGGAATCATGGCAGCGAACAGTGGCCCGAG AAATATCAGTCATTCCGCCATAAGTGACATGGCCATTATTCAACAAGATTCTTCGGCCTTCACTAGTAGCTCGAGTGCGTCCGTTTTGGCTTCATTGGACCGAAAAACGTTTGCAGTGGCTGAAGAATCTTCTAATTCGTTCTACTCCAA aaatTCCGGACTTGATGATTTGCTGACTCGCGGGGGAAGCAGCAAATCAAGTCGTGACTCGGATTGGGACATGTTGAGCGATTTCGCCCCTGTTTCTAAGTCGTCTCAAAGCGCGGCCGCGTTCGGAGGTCCTATTTCCTCGAGTTCGAACTATGGATCATCCACTACCAGTGGCAAATCATCCAGCTCAACGTATGGCTCTTCTACGAAAacaaaggaattttcttctgGCGCCTCCGACAGTGGGGAAGCGCAAAAGAAGTTCGGCAGCGCCAAAGCCATTTCATCTGACCAATATTTCCAGGATTCCGGCAGTGCTGAT TACGAACGAAGGACAAACTTGTCACGATTTGAAGGCTCGTCGGGAATCTCGTCTGCTGACTATTTCGGGACTGGCAATTCCAACAGTGGACGTTCTAAAAACTCAGCCGGAGCTGGGTACAACATCCAG aCGCCTGACTTGGACGAAGTGAAGGAAAGTGTTCGCCAGGGTGTTACGAAAGTGGCCAGCAAACTCTCCTCATTGGCTAACGATTTCGCTAGCAGCATACAG GATCGTTACGGTTATTAA